A DNA window from Kitasatospora viridis contains the following coding sequences:
- a CDS encoding TetR/AcrR family transcriptional regulator, giving the protein MTDRVVPEPDRRRRRPTKQGTVLSERLIVETALRLVAQHGAEALTVRRLGLALGADPSSIYRYFRSTDDLLLALAEELIGRAQHGWQPTGDWRADLAEIGLRIHRCYQAHPQAALLAAHRTTGRENEIRAVEAILGVLRRAGLADPEAVRIYHAFVDQALAFAALDSAVFSLPAAAQAADLAVWQQAYARLEPATHPHIAATVPLLAADMRLSGYPVALELMLDAIAARLPS; this is encoded by the coding sequence ATGACAGACCGGGTGGTTCCCGAGCCGGACCGGCGGCGCCGGCGGCCGACCAAGCAGGGCACCGTGCTCTCCGAGCGGCTGATCGTGGAGACCGCGCTGCGCCTGGTCGCCCAGCACGGCGCGGAGGCGCTCACCGTGCGGCGCCTCGGCCTGGCGCTCGGCGCCGACCCCAGCTCGATCTACCGCTACTTCCGCAGCACCGACGACCTGCTGCTGGCGCTCGCCGAGGAGCTGATCGGCCGGGCCCAGCACGGCTGGCAGCCGACCGGCGACTGGCGGGCCGACCTGGCGGAGATCGGGCTGCGGATCCACCGCTGCTACCAGGCCCACCCGCAGGCCGCGCTGCTGGCCGCGCACCGCACCACCGGGCGGGAGAACGAGATAAGGGCGGTCGAGGCGATCCTCGGCGTGCTGCGCCGGGCCGGCCTGGCCGACCCGGAGGCGGTGCGGATCTACCACGCCTTCGTGGACCAGGCGCTGGCCTTCGCCGCGCTGGACTCCGCGGTGTTCTCGCTGCCCGCCGCCGCGCAGGCCGCCGACCTGGCCGTCTGGCAGCAGGCCTACGCCCGGCTGGAGCCCGCGACCCACCCGCACATCGCGGCCACCGTGCCGCTGCTCGCCGCCGACATGCGGCTGAGCGGCTACCCGGTGGCGCTGGAGCTGATGCTGGACGCGATCGCGGCCCGACTGCCCAGCTGA